The Deinococcus misasensis DSM 22328 genome has a segment encoding these proteins:
- a CDS encoding transposase, which produces MRKTPTKYSTDFKLQAVQLATQPGMTATKVAEDLGISVQILCRWIRKHKEAQEQGRPVFTGRGVPALTEQEKRIRELEKEVETL; this is translated from the coding sequence GTGAGAAAAACGCCCACCAAATACAGCACAGATTTTAAGCTTCAAGCCGTCCAGTTGGCCACCCAACCTGGGATGACCGCCACCAAAGTGGCAGAAGACCTGGGCATTTCCGTCCAAATCCTGTGTCGCTGGATCCGCAAGCATAAGGAAGCACAGGAACAGGGCCGACCCGTCTTCACCGGTCGAGGTGTTCCAGCCCTGACCGAACAGGAAAAGCGCATCCGAGAGCTGGAAAAGGAAGTCGAAACGCT